In a genomic window of Microcebus murinus isolate Inina unplaced genomic scaffold, M.murinus_Inina_mat1.0 scaf003_hap2_Mmur4.0, whole genome shotgun sequence:
- the RENBP gene encoding N-acylglucosamine 2-epimerase isoform X2 produces the protein MEKERETLQAWKQRVAQELDRVLAFWREHSHDQEHGGFFTCLGRDGRVYDDLKYVWLQGRQVWMYCHLYRKFERFHHSELLDAAKAGGEFLLRYARVAPPGKKCAFVLTRDGRPVKVQRTIFSECFYTMAMNELWRVTGESEAVEMMDQIVRWVREDPSELGRPQLAGAPAVEPMAVPMMLLNLVEQLGEADAELASRYSELGDWCALRILQHVQRDGQAVLENVSEDGKELSGCLGRHQNPGHALEAGWFLLRHSIRKGDPKLRAHIIDKFLLLPFRSGWDPEHGGLFYFQDADDLCPTQLEWAMKLWWPHSEAMIAFLMGYSDSGDPVLLHLFYQVAEYTFHQFRDPEYGEWFGYLNREGKVALTIKGGPFKGCFHVPRCLAMCEEMLGALLNRPAPAPGSGARSPPTVPAR, from the exons ATGGAGAAGGAGCGGGAGACTCTGCAGGCCTGGAAACAGCGTGTGGCGCAGGAGCTGGACCGCGTGCTGGCTTTCTGGAGGGAGCACTCCCACGACCAGGAGCACGG GGGCTTCTTCACGTGTCTCGGCCGCGATGGGCGAGTGTATGACGACCTCAAATATGTCTGGCTGCAAGGGAGGCAG GTATGGATGTATTGTCACCTGTACCGCAAATTCGAGCGCTTCCACCACTCTGAGCTTCTGGACGCAGCAAAAGCAG GTGGCGAATTTTTGCTGCGTTATGCCCGGGTGGCACCTCCTGGCAAGAAGTGTGCCTTTGTGCTAACTCGGGATGGCCGCCCAGTCAAGGTGCAGCGGACCATCTTCAGCGAGTGCTTCTACACCATGGCCATGAACGAGCTGTGGAGGGTGACAGGGGAA AGCGAAGCGGTAGAGATGATGGATCAGATCGTCCGCTGGGTGCGGGAGGACCCGTCGGAGCTGGGCCGGCCCCAGCTGGCAGGGGCCCCGGCCGTGGAGCCCATGGCAGTGCCCATGATGCTGCTCAACCTGGTGGAGCAGCTCGGGGAGGCGGATGCGGAGCTGGCGAGCAGATACTCGGAGCTGGGGGACTGGTGCGCCCTGCGGATCTTGCAGCACGTGCAG AGGGATGGCCAAGCTGTGCTGGAGAATGTGTCAGAGGATGGCAAGGAACTTTCTGGTTGCCTAGGGAGACACCAGAAcccag GTCATGCACTAGAAGCTGGCTGGTTCCTGCTCCGTCACTCCATCCGGAAAGGTGACCCCAAACTTCGAGCTCACATTATTGACAAGTTCCTTTTGTTGCCCTTCCGCTCTGGATGGGACCCTGAGCACGGAGGCCTCTTCTACTTCCAGGATGCTGATgacctctgccccacccag CTGGAGTGGGCCATGAAGCTCTGGTGGCCTCACAGCGAAGCCATGATCGCCTTCCTCATGGGCTACAGTGACAGTGGGGACCCTGTGTTGTTGCATCTGTTCTACCAGGTGGCTGAGTACACCTTCCACCAG TTTCGTGATCCTGAGTATGGGGAATGGTTTGGCTACCTGAATCGAGAGGGAAAGGTTGCCCTCACCATCAAGGGGGGTCCTTTCAAAG GCTGCTTCCACGTGCCGCGGTGCCTAGCCATGTGCGAGGAAATGCTAGGCGCCCTGCTGAAccgccccgccccggcgcccGGCTCCGGCGCCCGCTCCCCGCCCACCGTCCCCGCCCGCTGA
- the NAA10 gene encoding N-alpha-acetyltransferase 10 isoform X2 produces MNIRNARPEDLMNMQHCNLLCLPENYQMKYYFYHGLSWPQLSYIAEDENGKIVGYVLAKMEEDPDDVPHGHITSLAVKRSHRRLGLAQKLMDQASRAMIENFNAKYVSLHVRKSNRAALHLYSNTLNFQISEVEPKYYADGEDAYAMKRDLTQMADELRRHLELKEKGRHVVLGAIENKVDSKGNALPSSGEACREKGLAAEDSGGDSKDLSEVSETTESTDIKDSSEASDSAS; encoded by the exons ATGAACATCCGCAATGCGAGG CCAGAGGACCTGATGAACATGCAGCACTGCAACCTTCTCTGCTTGCCCGAGAACTACCAGATGAAATACTACTTCTACCATGGCCTCTCCTGGCCCCAG CTCTCGTACATTGCTGAGGATGAGAATGGGAAGATTGTGGGGTACGTCCTGGCCAAAAT gGAAGAGGACCCAGATGATGTGCCCCATGGACATATCACCTCACTG GCTGTGAAGCGTTCCCACCGGCGCCTCGGCCTGGCTCAGAAGCTGATGGACCAGGCGTCTCGAGCCATGATAGAGAACTTCAATGCTAAATACGTCTCCTTGCATGTCAGGAAGAG TAACCGGGCCGCCCTGCACCTCTATTCCAACACCCTCAACTTTCA gatCAGTGAAGTGGAGCCCAAATACTATGCAGATGGGGAAGATGCATATGCCATGAAGCGGGATCTCACCCAGATGGCTGATGAG CTGAGGCGGCACCTGGAGCTGAAGGAAAAGGGCAGGCACGTGGTGCTGGGTGCCATCGAGAACAAGGTGGACAGCAAAGGCAATGCACTTCCGAGCTCTGGAGAGGCCTGTCGTGAGAAGGGCCTGGCTGCTGAAGATAGTGGTGGGGACAGCAAGGACCTCAGCGAGGTCAGCGAGACCACAGAGAGCACAGACATCAAGGACAGCTCGGAGGCCTCTGACTCGGCCTCCTAG
- the RENBP gene encoding N-acylglucosamine 2-epimerase isoform X1, protein MEKERETLQAWKQRVAQELDRVLAFWREHSHDQEHGGFFTCLGRDGRVYDDLKYVWLQGRQVWMYCHLYRKFERFHHSELLDAAKAGGEFLLRYARVAPPGKKCAFVLTRDGRPVKVQRTIFSECFYTMAMNELWRVTGEVRYQSEAVEMMDQIVRWVREDPSELGRPQLAGAPAVEPMAVPMMLLNLVEQLGEADAELASRYSELGDWCALRILQHVQRDGQAVLENVSEDGKELSGCLGRHQNPGHALEAGWFLLRHSIRKGDPKLRAHIIDKFLLLPFRSGWDPEHGGLFYFQDADDLCPTQLEWAMKLWWPHSEAMIAFLMGYSDSGDPVLLHLFYQVAEYTFHQFRDPEYGEWFGYLNREGKVALTIKGGPFKGCFHVPRCLAMCEEMLGALLNRPAPAPGSGARSPPTVPAR, encoded by the exons ATGGAGAAGGAGCGGGAGACTCTGCAGGCCTGGAAACAGCGTGTGGCGCAGGAGCTGGACCGCGTGCTGGCTTTCTGGAGGGAGCACTCCCACGACCAGGAGCACGG GGGCTTCTTCACGTGTCTCGGCCGCGATGGGCGAGTGTATGACGACCTCAAATATGTCTGGCTGCAAGGGAGGCAG GTATGGATGTATTGTCACCTGTACCGCAAATTCGAGCGCTTCCACCACTCTGAGCTTCTGGACGCAGCAAAAGCAG GTGGCGAATTTTTGCTGCGTTATGCCCGGGTGGCACCTCCTGGCAAGAAGTGTGCCTTTGTGCTAACTCGGGATGGCCGCCCAGTCAAGGTGCAGCGGACCATCTTCAGCGAGTGCTTCTACACCATGGCCATGAACGAGCTGTGGAGGGTGACAGGGGAAGTGCGTTACCAG AGCGAAGCGGTAGAGATGATGGATCAGATCGTCCGCTGGGTGCGGGAGGACCCGTCGGAGCTGGGCCGGCCCCAGCTGGCAGGGGCCCCGGCCGTGGAGCCCATGGCAGTGCCCATGATGCTGCTCAACCTGGTGGAGCAGCTCGGGGAGGCGGATGCGGAGCTGGCGAGCAGATACTCGGAGCTGGGGGACTGGTGCGCCCTGCGGATCTTGCAGCACGTGCAG AGGGATGGCCAAGCTGTGCTGGAGAATGTGTCAGAGGATGGCAAGGAACTTTCTGGTTGCCTAGGGAGACACCAGAAcccag GTCATGCACTAGAAGCTGGCTGGTTCCTGCTCCGTCACTCCATCCGGAAAGGTGACCCCAAACTTCGAGCTCACATTATTGACAAGTTCCTTTTGTTGCCCTTCCGCTCTGGATGGGACCCTGAGCACGGAGGCCTCTTCTACTTCCAGGATGCTGATgacctctgccccacccag CTGGAGTGGGCCATGAAGCTCTGGTGGCCTCACAGCGAAGCCATGATCGCCTTCCTCATGGGCTACAGTGACAGTGGGGACCCTGTGTTGTTGCATCTGTTCTACCAGGTGGCTGAGTACACCTTCCACCAG TTTCGTGATCCTGAGTATGGGGAATGGTTTGGCTACCTGAATCGAGAGGGAAAGGTTGCCCTCACCATCAAGGGGGGTCCTTTCAAAG GCTGCTTCCACGTGCCGCGGTGCCTAGCCATGTGCGAGGAAATGCTAGGCGCCCTGCTGAAccgccccgccccggcgcccGGCTCCGGCGCCCGCTCCCCGCCCACCGTCCCCGCCCGCTGA
- the RENBP gene encoding N-acylglucosamine 2-epimerase isoform X3, producing the protein MEKERETLQAWKQRVAQELDRVLAFWREHSHDQEHGGFFTCLGRDGRVYDDLKYVWLQGRQVWMYCHLYRKFERFHHSELLDAAKAGGEFLLRYARVAPPGKKCAFVLTRDGRPVKVQRTIFSECFYTMAMNELWRVTGEVRYQSEAVEMMDQIVRWVREDPSELGRPQLAGAPAVEPMAVPMMLLNLVEQLGEADAELASRYSELGDWCALRILQHVQRDGQAVLENVSEDGKELSGCLGRHQNPGHALEAGWFLLRHSIRKGDPKLRAHIIDKFLLLPFRSGWDPEHGGLFYFQDADDLCPTQFRDPEYGEWFGYLNREGKVALTIKGGPFKGCFHVPRCLAMCEEMLGALLNRPAPAPGSGARSPPTVPAR; encoded by the exons ATGGAGAAGGAGCGGGAGACTCTGCAGGCCTGGAAACAGCGTGTGGCGCAGGAGCTGGACCGCGTGCTGGCTTTCTGGAGGGAGCACTCCCACGACCAGGAGCACGG GGGCTTCTTCACGTGTCTCGGCCGCGATGGGCGAGTGTATGACGACCTCAAATATGTCTGGCTGCAAGGGAGGCAG GTATGGATGTATTGTCACCTGTACCGCAAATTCGAGCGCTTCCACCACTCTGAGCTTCTGGACGCAGCAAAAGCAG GTGGCGAATTTTTGCTGCGTTATGCCCGGGTGGCACCTCCTGGCAAGAAGTGTGCCTTTGTGCTAACTCGGGATGGCCGCCCAGTCAAGGTGCAGCGGACCATCTTCAGCGAGTGCTTCTACACCATGGCCATGAACGAGCTGTGGAGGGTGACAGGGGAAGTGCGTTACCAG AGCGAAGCGGTAGAGATGATGGATCAGATCGTCCGCTGGGTGCGGGAGGACCCGTCGGAGCTGGGCCGGCCCCAGCTGGCAGGGGCCCCGGCCGTGGAGCCCATGGCAGTGCCCATGATGCTGCTCAACCTGGTGGAGCAGCTCGGGGAGGCGGATGCGGAGCTGGCGAGCAGATACTCGGAGCTGGGGGACTGGTGCGCCCTGCGGATCTTGCAGCACGTGCAG AGGGATGGCCAAGCTGTGCTGGAGAATGTGTCAGAGGATGGCAAGGAACTTTCTGGTTGCCTAGGGAGACACCAGAAcccag GTCATGCACTAGAAGCTGGCTGGTTCCTGCTCCGTCACTCCATCCGGAAAGGTGACCCCAAACTTCGAGCTCACATTATTGACAAGTTCCTTTTGTTGCCCTTCCGCTCTGGATGGGACCCTGAGCACGGAGGCCTCTTCTACTTCCAGGATGCTGATgacctctgccccacccag TTTCGTGATCCTGAGTATGGGGAATGGTTTGGCTACCTGAATCGAGAGGGAAAGGTTGCCCTCACCATCAAGGGGGGTCCTTTCAAAG GCTGCTTCCACGTGCCGCGGTGCCTAGCCATGTGCGAGGAAATGCTAGGCGCCCTGCTGAAccgccccgccccggcgcccGGCTCCGGCGCCCGCTCCCCGCCCACCGTCCCCGCCCGCTGA
- the RENBP gene encoding N-acylglucosamine 2-epimerase isoform X4, which produces MEKERETLQAWKQRVAQELDRVLAFWREHSHDQEHGGFFTCLGRDGRVYDDLKYVWLQGRQVWMYCHLYRKFERFHHSELLDAAKAGGEFLLRYARVAPPGKKCAFVLTRDGRPVKVQRTIFSECFYTMAMNELWRVTGEVRYQSEAVEMMDQIVRWVREDPSELGRPQLAGAPAVEPMAVPMMLLNLVEQLGEADAELASRYSELGDWCALRILQHVQRDGQAVLENVSEDGKELSGCLGRHQNPGHALEAGWFLLRHSIRKGDPKLRAHIIDKFLLLPFRSGWDPEHGGLFYFQDADDLCPTQLEWAMKLWWPHSEAMIAFLMGYSDSGDPVLLHLFYQVAEYTFHQGRAPSGDKAWMVNEGRPGMCF; this is translated from the exons ATGGAGAAGGAGCGGGAGACTCTGCAGGCCTGGAAACAGCGTGTGGCGCAGGAGCTGGACCGCGTGCTGGCTTTCTGGAGGGAGCACTCCCACGACCAGGAGCACGG GGGCTTCTTCACGTGTCTCGGCCGCGATGGGCGAGTGTATGACGACCTCAAATATGTCTGGCTGCAAGGGAGGCAG GTATGGATGTATTGTCACCTGTACCGCAAATTCGAGCGCTTCCACCACTCTGAGCTTCTGGACGCAGCAAAAGCAG GTGGCGAATTTTTGCTGCGTTATGCCCGGGTGGCACCTCCTGGCAAGAAGTGTGCCTTTGTGCTAACTCGGGATGGCCGCCCAGTCAAGGTGCAGCGGACCATCTTCAGCGAGTGCTTCTACACCATGGCCATGAACGAGCTGTGGAGGGTGACAGGGGAAGTGCGTTACCAG AGCGAAGCGGTAGAGATGATGGATCAGATCGTCCGCTGGGTGCGGGAGGACCCGTCGGAGCTGGGCCGGCCCCAGCTGGCAGGGGCCCCGGCCGTGGAGCCCATGGCAGTGCCCATGATGCTGCTCAACCTGGTGGAGCAGCTCGGGGAGGCGGATGCGGAGCTGGCGAGCAGATACTCGGAGCTGGGGGACTGGTGCGCCCTGCGGATCTTGCAGCACGTGCAG AGGGATGGCCAAGCTGTGCTGGAGAATGTGTCAGAGGATGGCAAGGAACTTTCTGGTTGCCTAGGGAGACACCAGAAcccag GTCATGCACTAGAAGCTGGCTGGTTCCTGCTCCGTCACTCCATCCGGAAAGGTGACCCCAAACTTCGAGCTCACATTATTGACAAGTTCCTTTTGTTGCCCTTCCGCTCTGGATGGGACCCTGAGCACGGAGGCCTCTTCTACTTCCAGGATGCTGATgacctctgccccacccag CTGGAGTGGGCCATGAAGCTCTGGTGGCCTCACAGCGAAGCCATGATCGCCTTCCTCATGGGCTACAGTGACAGTGGGGACCCTGTGTTGTTGCATCTGTTCTACCAGGTGGCTGAGTACACCTTCCACCAG GGCAGGGCACCCAGTGGTGACAAGGCCTGGATGGTGAATGAAGGAAGACCTGGGATGTGTTTCTGA
- the NAA10 gene encoding N-alpha-acetyltransferase 10 isoform X4: MNIRNARPEDLMNMQHCNLLCLPENYQMKYYFYHGLSWPQLSYIAEDENGKIVGEEDPDDVPHGHITSLAVKRSHRRLGLAQKLMDQASRAMIENFNAKYVSLHVRKSNRAALHLYSNTLNFQISEVEPKYYADGEDAYAMKRDLTQMADELRRHLELKEKGRHVVLGAIENKVDSKGNALPSSGEACREKGLAAEDSGGDSKDLSEVSETTESTDIKDSSEASDSAS; this comes from the exons ATGAACATCCGCAATGCGAGG CCAGAGGACCTGATGAACATGCAGCACTGCAACCTTCTCTGCTTGCCCGAGAACTACCAGATGAAATACTACTTCTACCATGGCCTCTCCTGGCCCCAG CTCTCGTACATTGCTGAGGATGAGAATGGGAAGATTGTGGG gGAAGAGGACCCAGATGATGTGCCCCATGGACATATCACCTCACTG GCTGTGAAGCGTTCCCACCGGCGCCTCGGCCTGGCTCAGAAGCTGATGGACCAGGCGTCTCGAGCCATGATAGAGAACTTCAATGCTAAATACGTCTCCTTGCATGTCAGGAAGAG TAACCGGGCCGCCCTGCACCTCTATTCCAACACCCTCAACTTTCA gatCAGTGAAGTGGAGCCCAAATACTATGCAGATGGGGAAGATGCATATGCCATGAAGCGGGATCTCACCCAGATGGCTGATGAG CTGAGGCGGCACCTGGAGCTGAAGGAAAAGGGCAGGCACGTGGTGCTGGGTGCCATCGAGAACAAGGTGGACAGCAAAGGCAATGCACTTCCGAGCTCTGGAGAGGCCTGTCGTGAGAAGGGCCTGGCTGCTGAAGATAGTGGTGGGGACAGCAAGGACCTCAGCGAGGTCAGCGAGACCACAGAGAGCACAGACATCAAGGACAGCTCGGAGGCCTCTGACTCGGCCTCCTAG
- the NAA10 gene encoding N-alpha-acetyltransferase 10 isoform X1, with protein MNIRNARPEDLMNMQHCNLLCLPENYQMKYYFYHGLSWPQLSYIAEDENGKIVGYVLAKMEEDPDDVPHGHITSLAVKRSHRRLGLAQKLMDQASRAMIENFNAKYVSLHVRKRWNNRAALHLYSNTLNFQISEVEPKYYADGEDAYAMKRDLTQMADELRRHLELKEKGRHVVLGAIENKVDSKGNALPSSGEACREKGLAAEDSGGDSKDLSEVSETTESTDIKDSSEASDSAS; from the exons ATGAACATCCGCAATGCGAGG CCAGAGGACCTGATGAACATGCAGCACTGCAACCTTCTCTGCTTGCCCGAGAACTACCAGATGAAATACTACTTCTACCATGGCCTCTCCTGGCCCCAG CTCTCGTACATTGCTGAGGATGAGAATGGGAAGATTGTGGGGTACGTCCTGGCCAAAAT gGAAGAGGACCCAGATGATGTGCCCCATGGACATATCACCTCACTG GCTGTGAAGCGTTCCCACCGGCGCCTCGGCCTGGCTCAGAAGCTGATGGACCAGGCGTCTCGAGCCATGATAGAGAACTTCAATGCTAAATACGTCTCCTTGCATGTCAGGAAGAGGTGGAA TAACCGGGCCGCCCTGCACCTCTATTCCAACACCCTCAACTTTCA gatCAGTGAAGTGGAGCCCAAATACTATGCAGATGGGGAAGATGCATATGCCATGAAGCGGGATCTCACCCAGATGGCTGATGAG CTGAGGCGGCACCTGGAGCTGAAGGAAAAGGGCAGGCACGTGGTGCTGGGTGCCATCGAGAACAAGGTGGACAGCAAAGGCAATGCACTTCCGAGCTCTGGAGAGGCCTGTCGTGAGAAGGGCCTGGCTGCTGAAGATAGTGGTGGGGACAGCAAGGACCTCAGCGAGGTCAGCGAGACCACAGAGAGCACAGACATCAAGGACAGCTCGGAGGCCTCTGACTCGGCCTCCTAG
- the NAA10 gene encoding N-alpha-acetyltransferase 10 isoform X3: MNIRNARPEDLMNMQHCNLLCLPENYQMKYYFYHGLSWPQLSYIAEDENGKIVGEEDPDDVPHGHITSLAVKRSHRRLGLAQKLMDQASRAMIENFNAKYVSLHVRKRWNNRAALHLYSNTLNFQISEVEPKYYADGEDAYAMKRDLTQMADELRRHLELKEKGRHVVLGAIENKVDSKGNALPSSGEACREKGLAAEDSGGDSKDLSEVSETTESTDIKDSSEASDSAS, from the exons ATGAACATCCGCAATGCGAGG CCAGAGGACCTGATGAACATGCAGCACTGCAACCTTCTCTGCTTGCCCGAGAACTACCAGATGAAATACTACTTCTACCATGGCCTCTCCTGGCCCCAG CTCTCGTACATTGCTGAGGATGAGAATGGGAAGATTGTGGG gGAAGAGGACCCAGATGATGTGCCCCATGGACATATCACCTCACTG GCTGTGAAGCGTTCCCACCGGCGCCTCGGCCTGGCTCAGAAGCTGATGGACCAGGCGTCTCGAGCCATGATAGAGAACTTCAATGCTAAATACGTCTCCTTGCATGTCAGGAAGAGGTGGAA TAACCGGGCCGCCCTGCACCTCTATTCCAACACCCTCAACTTTCA gatCAGTGAAGTGGAGCCCAAATACTATGCAGATGGGGAAGATGCATATGCCATGAAGCGGGATCTCACCCAGATGGCTGATGAG CTGAGGCGGCACCTGGAGCTGAAGGAAAAGGGCAGGCACGTGGTGCTGGGTGCCATCGAGAACAAGGTGGACAGCAAAGGCAATGCACTTCCGAGCTCTGGAGAGGCCTGTCGTGAGAAGGGCCTGGCTGCTGAAGATAGTGGTGGGGACAGCAAGGACCTCAGCGAGGTCAGCGAGACCACAGAGAGCACAGACATCAAGGACAGCTCGGAGGCCTCTGACTCGGCCTCCTAG